A genomic stretch from Campylobacter lari subsp. concheus includes:
- the dccR gene encoding two-component system response regulator DccR — protein sequence MATQILLLEDDINLGEIVSEFLEEEGFIVTLVDNAQDAQDKAYEKNFDLWILDVKVPQGDGFSVLKNLREAGKYTPAIFMTSLNTTMDLQKGFESGCDDYIKKPFELQELKIRINAILKRSFAHKNEDHEDLGNGFKFAFVSQTLYQNDKPLTLPLKELKLLSLLLKNKGKFIDTACIFEEIWEYDQEPSELSLRAYVKNLRKILGKDSIVNQRGRGYCYV from the coding sequence ATGGCCACACAAATTCTTTTGTTAGAAGATGATATTAATTTAGGAGAAATTGTTAGTGAATTTTTAGAAGAAGAAGGTTTTATAGTTACTTTAGTGGATAATGCTCAAGATGCACAAGATAAAGCTTATGAGAAAAATTTTGATTTATGGATTTTAGATGTAAAAGTTCCGCAAGGTGATGGTTTTAGTGTGCTTAAAAATTTAAGAGAAGCTGGCAAATATACTCCAGCTATTTTTATGACTTCGTTAAATACTACTATGGATTTACAAAAGGGATTTGAAAGCGGTTGTGATGATTATATTAAAAAGCCTTTTGAATTGCAGGAGTTAAAAATAAGAATTAATGCTATTTTAAAGCGTTCTTTTGCTCATAAAAACGAAGATCATGAAGACTTAGGAAATGGTTTTAAATTTGCTTTTGTTTCACAAACTTTATATCAAAACGATAAGCCTTTAACTCTGCCTTTAAAAGAATTAAAACTTTTATCTTTGCTTTTAAAAAATAAAGGTAAATTTATAGATACTGCTTGTATTTTTGAAGAAATTTGGGAGTATGATCAAGAGCCAAGTGAGCTTAGCTTAAGAGCTTATGTAAAAAATTTACGAAAAATTTTAGGTAAAGATAGTATTGTCAATCAAAGAGGAAGAGGGTATTGTTATGTATGA
- a CDS encoding bacteriohemerythrin, producing the protein MLPEWDQKYSINNEKIDEQHKKLFELAFKVEEVSDRPIYQVELKKIVAEFFHYIKIHFQDEENYMAEINYPYLNQHKLMHKQITQSMIKLIQNIKSTNDLKEKLYIVVNSWLIEHIIQHDMMIEYWKQSTQIKNSSDSFEEEKQKIKKFLYQCQCEGRIHKVPYDIHLKIQYSKIQFKCKKCSTSLILRKEKTEI; encoded by the coding sequence ATGTTACCTGAATGGGATCAAAAATACAGTATTAATAATGAAAAAATTGATGAACAACATAAAAAGCTTTTCGAACTTGCTTTTAAAGTAGAAGAAGTTTCAGATAGACCAATTTATCAAGTCGAACTTAAAAAGATAGTTGCTGAATTTTTTCACTATATTAAAATTCATTTCCAAGATGAAGAAAACTACATGGCTGAGATTAATTATCCTTATTTAAATCAACATAAACTTATGCATAAACAAATCACACAATCCATGATAAAACTCATACAAAACATAAAAAGCACCAATGATCTAAAAGAAAAATTATACATAGTGGTTAATTCATGGCTTATAGAACATATCATTCAGCACGATATGATGATAGAGTATTGGAAACAAAGTACGCAAATAAAAAATTCTTCAGATAGCTTTGAAGAAGAAAAACAAAAAATAAAAAAATTCTTATATCAATGCCAATGCGAAGGTAGAATTCATAAAGTTCCTTATGACATTCATTTAAAAATACAATATTCTAAAATACAATTTAAATGTAAAAAATGCTCTACTAGTTTAATTTTACGTAAAGAAAAAACCGAAATTTAA
- a CDS encoding bacteriohemerythrin: protein MLPKWCDKYSIHNEEIDKQHQKLFELAANVEMISDKPIHKGQIKFLLADFFNYMKEHFAEEEKYMAKIGYPELANHQKIHKNIIQSMIDLIQNLKSTNDLKEKLNIIASKWLLEHILREDMKIEKWHQAQLSKKDKKINLGELQEFYEYICSCADKIHKVPYEIHQKIQTTNTNYKCKACQEAIRPK from the coding sequence ATGTTACCAAAATGGTGCGATAAATATAGCATTCATAATGAAGAAATCGATAAGCAGCACCAAAAACTTTTTGAACTTGCTGCTAATGTTGAAATGATTTCGGATAAACCTATTCATAAAGGACAGATTAAATTTTTACTTGCAGATTTCTTCAATTACATGAAAGAACATTTTGCCGAGGAAGAAAAATATATGGCAAAAATAGGCTATCCTGAACTTGCTAATCATCAAAAAATTCATAAAAACATCATACAATCCATGATAGATTTGATTCAAAATTTAAAAAGTACTAATGATTTAAAAGAAAAACTTAATATAATTGCTTCTAAATGGCTTTTAGAGCATATTTTAAGAGAAGATATGAAAATAGAAAAATGGCATCAAGCCCAACTTAGCAAAAAAGACAAAAAGATAAACTTAGGAGAACTACAAGAATTTTATGAATACATTTGTTCTTGCGCAGATAAAATTCACAAAGTTCCTTATGAAATTCACCAAAAAATACAAACAACTAACACAAATTACAAATGTAAAGCTTGCCAAGAAGCAATAAGACCAAAATAA
- a CDS encoding ribbon-helix-helix domain protein — protein MNKRYTLTLSEELYERLSQTAKFSKKKKAEILRNALENYLDEMEDFVPAIEALEDLKDGNSKKLDSVIKKLKC, from the coding sequence ATGAATAAAAGATACACTCTAACTCTTTCAGAAGAACTTTACGAGCGCTTAAGTCAAACTGCAAAATTTTCTAAAAAGAAAAAAGCTGAAATTTTGCGCAATGCTTTAGAAAATTATCTTGATGAAATGGAAGATTTCGTTCCTGCTATAGAAGCTTTAGAAGATTTAAAAGATGGAAATAGCAAAAAATTAGACAGTGTTATTAAAAAATTAAAATGCTAA
- a CDS encoding major outer membrane protein, translated as MKLVKLSLVAALAAGAFSAANAVSLEEAIKDVDVSGMFRYRFESDRMDIGNNQTTGGYNNPGNSNNTHKFKSQLNFKAALDDNFKAFVQFQYSTSELGYGNVKDENGEIAKKVGTNTHDTFAVNQAYLEYTNEAYATNVIFGKMEINSIWTDDAVGTGAKVLNNSIEGLTFAGYWFDSFNDEDDGDFGGTKLNNSSLYGAAVLGDFDPFAFQLWAAYSANNAFLYAVDASYKFAFNDMNFKIQGQYLGNSLDSDFEKFYSNNVDNGNFYAAKFSGDISAFDFQAGVVGYGEKDKETLVTLEDLGRVIAPGKQIFYSEGSDLRGDMGENFFYFAGLGYTFAETLRVGFDYIGGKSEQVGYDIDKYEMVGSVSYAYSPKLTFSGFYSYLNEDLNKQGVNDRDDQYIRLEALYKF; from the coding sequence ATGAAACTAGTTAAACTTAGTTTAGTAGCAGCTTTAGCTGCAGGTGCTTTTTCAGCAGCTAACGCTGTTTCACTTGAAGAAGCAATAAAAGATGTTGATGTATCAGGTATGTTCAGATACAGATTTGAATCTGATAGAATGGATATTGGGAATAATCAAACTACTGGCGGTTATAATAATCCTGGTAATAGCAACAACACACACAAGTTTAAATCTCAATTAAACTTCAAAGCAGCTTTAGATGATAACTTTAAAGCTTTTGTTCAATTCCAATACAGCACTAGTGAATTAGGCTATGGTAATGTAAAAGATGAAAATGGTGAAATTGCTAAAAAAGTTGGAACAAACACTCACGACACTTTTGCTGTTAACCAAGCTTACTTAGAATACACTAATGAAGCTTATGCTACAAATGTAATTTTCGGTAAAATGGAAATTAATTCTATTTGGACTGATGATGCAGTAGGTACAGGAGCTAAAGTTCTTAACAATTCTATCGAAGGTTTAACTTTTGCTGGTTATTGGTTTGATAGCTTCAATGATGAAGATGATGGTGATTTCGGTGGTACTAAATTAAATAATTCATCTTTATATGGTGCTGCTGTATTAGGTGATTTTGATCCATTTGCTTTCCAATTATGGGCTGCTTATTCAGCAAATAACGCATTCTTATATGCAGTAGATGCTAGCTATAAATTTGCATTTAATGATATGAATTTCAAAATCCAAGGTCAATATTTAGGAAATAGCTTAGACAGCGATTTTGAAAAATTCTATAGTAATAATGTAGATAATGGTAACTTCTATGCAGCTAAATTCAGTGGTGATATCTCTGCATTTGATTTCCAAGCCGGTGTAGTTGGTTATGGTGAAAAAGATAAAGAAACTCTTGTAACTTTAGAAGATTTAGGTAGAGTTATTGCTCCAGGCAAACAAATTTTCTATTCTGAAGGTAGCGATTTAAGAGGTGATATGGGTGAAAACTTCTTCTACTTTGCAGGTTTAGGTTATACTTTTGCTGAAACTTTAAGAGTGGGATTTGACTATATTGGTGGTAAATCTGAACAAGTTGGCTATGATATAGATAAATACGAAATGGTTGGAAGCGTATCTTATGCTTATAGTCCAAAACTTACATTTAGTGGATTCTATTCTTACCTAAATGAAGACTTAAATAAACAAGGTGTTAATGATAGAGATGATCAATATATCAGACTTGAAGCTCTATACAAATTCTAA
- a CDS encoding c-type cytochrome, with amino-acid sequence MLRLFIVSVLFANSLLAFNVKSLFTYTFNDNISYNLEKAKEIYFKNKCNTCHGENGEKNSYGKRALKDLSPEEIKGALKDYANGYFENQSSDNIQMSLYAKKLSDSDMNHIIAYLKGQNFSIELNQKDLLEEEPTPKTKNNIFLK; translated from the coding sequence ATGTTGCGCTTGTTTATTGTAAGTGTTTTATTTGCTAATTCACTATTAGCTTTTAATGTAAAATCTTTATTTACTTATACTTTTAATGATAACATTAGTTATAACTTAGAAAAAGCTAAAGAAATATATTTTAAAAACAAGTGTAATACTTGTCATGGAGAAAATGGAGAAAAAAATTCTTATGGCAAAAGAGCTCTTAAAGACTTAAGTCCAGAAGAAATCAAAGGGGCTTTGAAAGATTATGCTAATGGATATTTTGAAAATCAATCAAGTGATAATATCCAAATGAGTTTGTATGCTAAAAAATTAAGTGATAGTGATATGAACCACATTATAGCTTATTTAAAGGGGCAAAATTTTTCTATAGAGCTTAATCAAAAAGATCTTCTAGAAGAGGAGCCAACACCAAAAACTAAAAACAATATATTTTTAAAATAA
- a CDS encoding ABC transporter substrate-binding protein: MKKNLLFASLLCASSIYAAEVKIGVVLPLTGTLAAYGNDVYEGIKLANTLNPNLKNGDNIKIIAIDTKGDKIEAANAATRLISQDKVLGLIGEAVTPNTMQVLSIAEEKKIPAIAPVASGDKLLDKKSYASRVCFMDSFQGDKFANYAYKDLNLKSVVVIVDQSNVYSLGLARAFEKEFKQNGGKVLKKLTISSGDKDFKAIVSQLKNINPDFVYMPIYHPEAALIARQAKAVGFNKLLSAGDGVNNKTFIELGGDAVNGVVFTDSFDYNNPPTALSKNFINAYEKDHGTKELPAFSAMGADAYYVMVNAMNECTNNLNAQCINEKIHSTNNFEGVGGVISIDTSGNASRSVVIKEIQNQKQIFKTIINP, translated from the coding sequence ATGAAAAAAAATCTACTGTTTGCTAGCTTACTTTGTGCTAGTTCAATTTATGCTGCAGAGGTAAAAATAGGGGTTGTTTTGCCGCTTACTGGCACTTTAGCAGCCTATGGTAATGATGTATATGAGGGTATCAAATTAGCCAATACTTTAAATCCAAATTTAAAAAATGGAGATAATATTAAAATTATAGCTATTGATACTAAAGGTGATAAAATAGAGGCGGCAAATGCTGCTACTAGACTTATCTCTCAGGATAAAGTTTTAGGTCTTATAGGTGAAGCTGTTACACCAAACACTATGCAAGTTTTGTCTATAGCTGAAGAAAAAAAGATTCCTGCTATAGCTCCAGTTGCTTCAGGCGATAAACTTTTAGACAAAAAGAGTTATGCTAGTAGAGTTTGTTTTATGGATAGCTTTCAAGGAGATAAATTTGCTAATTATGCCTATAAAGATTTAAATTTAAAAAGCGTGGTTGTGATAGTTGATCAAAGCAATGTGTATTCTTTGGGTTTAGCAAGAGCCTTTGAAAAAGAATTCAAACAAAATGGTGGAAAAGTACTTAAAAAATTAACTATTTCTTCAGGCGATAAAGACTTTAAAGCTATTGTTTCACAACTTAAAAATATCAATCCTGACTTTGTTTATATGCCAATTTATCACCCAGAAGCTGCCTTAATAGCAAGACAAGCAAAAGCGGTTGGATTTAACAAACTTTTAAGCGCAGGAGATGGGGTAAATAATAAAACTTTTATAGAGCTTGGTGGAGATGCTGTAAATGGAGTGGTATTTACCGATAGTTTTGACTATAACAATCCTCCAACAGCTTTGTCTAAAAATTTCATCAATGCTTATGAAAAAGATCATGGCACCAAAGAGCTTCCAGCATTTTCTGCTATGGGAGCTGATGCTTATTATGTAATGGTAAATGCAATGAATGAGTGTACTAACAATCTTAACGCACAATGTATTAATGAAAAAATTCACTCAACCAATAATTTTGAAGGTGTAGGTGGAGTTATAAGTATAGATACTAGCGGTAACGCGAGTCGCTCTGTAGTTATAAAAGAAATACAAAATCAAAAACAAATTTTTAAAACTATTATTAATCCTTGA
- a CDS encoding ABC transporter substrate-binding protein: MKKISIAILSVIACNIIQAKEINIGVVLPLTGSTAAYGQSALDGVKIANSMKNTLSNGDKVNLVVVDTKGDKIESANASTRLVSQNKAYALIGEMLTANTLQVIRIGEEKKIPVVAPAATADKILNKKLYASRVCFMDSFQGSSLANYVKNKLNYTKAVIISDQSTDYSLGLTRAFEKEFSKQGGKILDKFRITAGDKDFKAILSQIKNLKPDFIYLPVYYTEASLFARQAKAMGINIPMGSADGVADETFINLAQDAAEGYLFTDSFDYNNPPTQLSKDFILAYEKEKQNKEVPNFTAMGADAYFVIFEAMQKCVNDFNSECINNNIHATSNFEGVSGVISIDKTGNATRSIVIKSIENQKQVYKDMILP, encoded by the coding sequence ATGAAAAAAATTAGTATAGCTATATTATCTGTCATAGCTTGCAATATTATACAAGCAAAAGAGATTAACATAGGTGTGGTTTTACCTCTAACCGGCTCAACTGCAGCATATGGACAAAGTGCTTTAGATGGAGTGAAAATTGCAAATTCTATGAAAAACACTCTAAGTAATGGAGATAAAGTAAATTTAGTAGTAGTAGATACAAAAGGTGATAAAATAGAAAGCGCAAATGCTAGCACAAGATTAGTTTCACAAAACAAAGCTTATGCACTAATTGGTGAAATGCTAACAGCTAATACTTTACAAGTGATAAGAATTGGCGAAGAAAAAAAGATTCCAGTGGTTGCTCCTGCAGCTACTGCTGATAAAATTTTAAATAAAAAATTATATGCAAGTAGAGTTTGCTTTATGGACAGTTTTCAAGGCTCATCTTTAGCTAATTATGTAAAAAATAAACTAAACTATACTAAAGCCGTGATAATTAGTGACCAAAGCACGGATTATTCTTTGGGTTTAACTAGAGCCTTTGAAAAAGAATTTAGCAAACAAGGTGGAAAAATTTTAGATAAATTTAGAATCACAGCAGGCGATAAAGACTTTAAAGCTATTCTTTCACAAATTAAAAATTTAAAACCTGATTTTATTTATCTTCCAGTATATTATACCGAAGCTTCTTTATTTGCACGCCAAGCAAAAGCAATGGGTATAAATATTCCTATGGGTTCAGCAGATGGAGTTGCTGATGAAACTTTTATTAATTTAGCTCAAGATGCTGCAGAAGGATATTTATTTACTGATAGTTTCGATTATAATAATCCACCAACACAACTTTCAAAAGACTTCATACTAGCTTATGAAAAAGAAAAACAAAACAAAGAAGTTCCAAATTTTACAGCTATGGGTGCAGATGCTTATTTTGTGATTTTCGAAGCTATGCAAAAATGCGTTAATGATTTTAACAGCGAATGTATCAATAACAATATCCACGCTACTTCAAATTTTGAAGGTGTCAGTGGAGTAATTAGTATTGATAAAACAGGTAATGCAACACGTTCAATTGTTATAAAATCAATAGAAAATCAAAAACAAGTTTATAAAGATATGATTCTTCCATAA
- a CDS encoding branched-chain amino acid ABC transporter permease, translating into MDSSLILQQIVNGFSLGSMYALIAIGYTMVYGVLRLINFAHGDIMMVGAYSALFCVTSMNVPFLGALSLAMLFAAALGIAIDKVAYKPLRKAPRISLLITAIGISFLIQNVFNVLFGSTPKYFPVPSYLETVINFNNISISINSILVPILTFFILLVVLFILYKSKYGIAIRALAFDIHTVNLMGIDANRIIAIVFALGSALAAIGGIFWAVSYPSVEPSMGTLIGLKAFGAAVLGGIGSVAGAVLGGLIIGFTEVVVVAIFPDLSGFKDAFAFIFLVLILLFKPTGILGINFEKSRF; encoded by the coding sequence ATGGATAGTTCTTTAATTTTACAGCAAATTGTAAACGGTTTTAGCTTAGGCAGTATGTATGCACTTATTGCCATAGGCTATACCATGGTCTACGGTGTTTTAAGATTGATCAATTTTGCACATGGTGATATCATGATGGTAGGTGCATACTCAGCTTTATTTTGTGTCACAAGCATGAATGTGCCTTTTTTAGGAGCTCTTTCTTTAGCTATGTTATTTGCAGCAGCTTTAGGTATAGCTATTGATAAAGTAGCTTATAAACCTTTAAGAAAAGCACCTAGAATTTCTTTACTTATCACAGCCATAGGTATAAGTTTTTTAATACAAAATGTGTTTAATGTTTTATTTGGCTCAACACCAAAGTATTTTCCTGTACCAAGTTATCTTGAAACAGTGATTAATTTTAATAATATCAGCATTAGTATTAATAGTATTTTAGTGCCTATTTTGACATTTTTTATACTATTAGTGGTTTTATTTATACTTTATAAAAGCAAATATGGCATTGCTATTAGAGCTTTAGCTTTTGATATTCATACTGTAAATTTAATGGGAATTGATGCAAATCGTATTATTGCTATTGTATTTGCATTAGGCTCAGCTTTAGCTGCTATTGGTGGTATTTTTTGGGCTGTTAGTTATCCTTCTGTTGAACCTAGCATGGGAACCCTTATAGGACTTAAGGCATTTGGTGCTGCTGTTTTAGGTGGTATTGGCTCGGTTGCCGGAGCGGTTTTAGGTGGTTTGATTATAGGATTTACAGAAGTTGTTGTAGTTGCTATTTTCCCCGATCTTTCTGGTTTTAAAGATGCTTTTGCGTTTATCTTTTTAGTATTGATTTTGCTTTTTAAACCAACCGGAATTTTGGGTATAAATTTTGAAAAAAGTAGGTTTTAA
- a CDS encoding branched-chain amino acid ABC transporter permease produces MVARKIIHLSFFIIALAFLFISPYFFNDYKIGILSNIAIFVILAVSYNLINGVTGQFSLEPNGFVAIGAYVAALVLLTSESKIDQFSLEDPSSFILMIHSPSFIVALIAAGLFAMLLSLILAFAVFRVRGDYLAIVTLGFGIIIKLMAINFASVTNGSLGLNDIPKHTTLYWSGGIAIFSVIIILNIVSSKFGRAMKAVRDDEDAALAMGINTFNIKTLAFSTSAFLEGVGGGLLACALASVSPEQFDFLFTFQLLIIIVLGGLGSTTGAIIGAILVIGGSEYLRFLDESMNIFGYETPAMPGLRMVVFSIVLILVMLFARKGIMGDKELTDILFKFSKRKKK; encoded by the coding sequence ATGGTTGCAAGAAAAATTATACATTTAAGTTTTTTTATCATAGCACTTGCTTTTCTTTTTATATCTCCTTATTTTTTCAATGATTATAAAATAGGAATTTTAAGCAATATTGCTATTTTTGTTATCTTAGCAGTAAGCTATAATCTTATCAACGGGGTTACAGGACAATTTTCACTAGAACCAAATGGCTTTGTAGCTATAGGAGCCTATGTTGCAGCTTTAGTATTACTTACAAGTGAAAGCAAAATCGACCAGTTTTCTTTAGAAGATCCAAGTAGTTTTATTTTGATGATTCATTCACCGAGTTTTATTGTGGCTTTAATTGCTGCTGGACTTTTTGCTATGCTTTTATCTTTAATTTTAGCTTTTGCAGTATTTAGAGTTAGAGGGGATTATTTAGCTATTGTAACACTAGGTTTTGGTATCATTATTAAACTTATGGCAATTAACTTTGCTTCTGTTACAAATGGCTCTTTAGGTTTAAATGATATTCCTAAACACACTACTTTATACTGGAGTGGTGGGATTGCCATATTTTCAGTTATTATCATCTTAAATATTGTTAGCTCAAAATTTGGTAGAGCTATGAAAGCTGTAAGAGATGATGAGGATGCAGCATTAGCAATGGGTATAAACACCTTTAATATTAAAACCTTAGCCTTTAGCACTTCAGCGTTTTTAGAAGGTGTCGGGGGAGGCTTGCTTGCTTGTGCACTAGCTTCAGTTTCACCTGAGCAATTTGACTTTTTATTTACCTTCCAACTTTTAATCATCATTGTTTTGGGTGGTTTAGGCTCAACTACTGGTGCTATTATCGGAGCTATTTTAGTAATAGGTGGAAGCGAGTATTTAAGATTTTTAGATGAAAGTATGAATATTTTTGGTTATGAAACTCCTGCTATGCCTGGTCTTAGAATGGTTGTATTTTCCATTGTATTGATCTTGGTAATGCTTTTTGCAAGAAAAGGAATAATGGGAGATAAAGAATTAACAGATATTTTATTTAAGTTTTCTAAAAGGAAGAAAAAATGA
- a CDS encoding high-affinity branched-chain amino acid transporter, ATP-binding protein, with the protein MILELKEIHKNFGGVSAITNTSFAIKESEIFGLIGPNGAGKTTLFNIITGNYKPSSGEVFFLGKKIDHLKPHKIVHLGIARTFQNIRLFSSMSVLENVLIGFDKSIKYNIFEAFLHLGRFSKAEKNAKKAAYEILEQLNIAHLADEKATSLSYGQQRKVEIARALATNPKLLLLDEPAAGMNSTESDDLAELIFNIRDNKKISVLLIEHDMKFVNKLCDRVMVLDYGKTIFEGKPNDAVQNPEVISAYLGDFNASS; encoded by the coding sequence ATGATTTTAGAACTTAAAGAAATTCATAAAAATTTTGGTGGAGTTAGCGCCATAACAAATACCTCATTTGCCATTAAAGAAAGTGAAATTTTTGGACTTATAGGCCCAAATGGCGCAGGAAAAACCACACTATTTAATATTATTACAGGAAATTATAAGCCAAGCAGTGGGGAAGTCTTTTTTCTAGGAAAAAAAATTGATCATTTAAAACCACACAAAATAGTTCATCTGGGTATAGCAAGAACTTTTCAAAACATCAGACTTTTTTCAAGCATGAGTGTTTTAGAAAATGTATTGATTGGTTTTGATAAGAGTATTAAATATAATATTTTTGAAGCCTTTTTACATCTTGGAAGATTTTCTAAAGCAGAAAAAAATGCAAAAAAAGCAGCTTATGAAATTTTAGAACAACTCAATATTGCTCATTTAGCTGATGAAAAAGCTACTAGTTTAAGCTATGGTCAGCAAAGAAAAGTTGAAATAGCAAGAGCTTTAGCAACAAATCCTAAACTTTTATTGCTAGATGAACCTGCAGCAGGTATGAATTCTACAGAAAGTGATGATTTGGCTGAGTTAATTTTCAATATAAGAGATAACAAAAAAATTAGTGTTTTACTTATAGAGCATGATATGAAATTTGTAAATAAACTTTGCGATAGAGTTATGGTGCTTGATTACGGTAAGACTATTTTTGAGGGAAAACCAAACGATGCGGTGCAAAACCCTGAAGTAATTAGTGCATATTTGGGAGATTTTAATGCTAGTAGTTAA
- a CDS encoding high-affinity branched-chain amino acid transporter, ATP-binding protein: protein MLVVKDLHVYYGLIEAVKGIDFTIKTGSIVSLIGSNGAGKTSTLNAMLNCVKKTGEVTFLGYDTQRHLPYTLVQKGIALVPEGRRVFINLTIEENLKIGAFNNAENYEHLKNQMYRLFPRLKDKKNALAGTLSGGEAQMLAISRALMSEPKLLMLDEPSLGLAPKIVGEVFDIIVKLKEEGITILLVEQNAFSALKISDYAYVLENGKIAMHAPAKDLIGNDEIRKKYLGA, encoded by the coding sequence ATGCTAGTAGTTAAAGATTTACATGTTTATTATGGTTTGATTGAAGCTGTTAAAGGTATTGATTTTACTATAAAAACAGGAAGTATAGTTAGCTTAATAGGCTCAAATGGCGCAGGAAAAACCTCAACACTTAATGCTATGCTAAATTGTGTTAAAAAAACTGGTGAGGTAACTTTTTTGGGTTATGACACCCAAAGACATTTACCGTACACTCTAGTTCAAAAAGGTATCGCCTTAGTACCTGAGGGAAGAAGAGTTTTTATCAATCTTACCATAGAAGAAAATTTAAAAATTGGTGCTTTTAATAATGCAGAAAATTATGAGCATTTAAAAAATCAAATGTATAGGCTTTTCCCAAGATTAAAAGATAAAAAAAATGCCCTTGCAGGAACTCTAAGTGGCGGAGAAGCTCAAATGCTAGCTATCTCAAGGGCACTCATGAGCGAGCCAAAACTTTTAATGCTTGATGAGCCTTCATTGGGTCTTGCTCCAAAAATAGTTGGAGAAGTTTTTGATATTATAGTCAAATTAAAAGAAGAAGGAATTACCATTTTATTGGTGGAACAAAATGCATTTTCAGCTTTAAAAATTAGCGACTATGCTTATGTTTTAGAAAATGGTAAAATTGCTATGCATGCACCCGCAAAAGATCTTATCGGCAATGATGAGATTAGAAAAAAATACCTTGGAGCTTAA